In one window of Streptomyces sp. FXJ1.172 DNA:
- a CDS encoding ArsR/SmtB family transcription factor — MAQIAGGIEDPSTEVLAEAAAAFGLLAAAPRLHLLWALAQGESDVSALADRIGGALPAVSQHLSKLRLAGLVRSRREGRRQIYYVDDPDVVAVVRMMVGQLSRRAAEPAAVSGGLQGTGA; from the coding sequence GTGGCGCAGATCGCCGGCGGCATCGAGGATCCGTCCACCGAAGTACTCGCGGAGGCGGCCGCCGCCTTCGGGCTGCTGGCCGCGGCGCCGAGGCTGCACCTCCTGTGGGCGCTGGCCCAGGGTGAGAGCGACGTGAGCGCGCTCGCGGACCGGATCGGCGGGGCGCTGCCCGCCGTCAGCCAGCACCTGTCCAAGCTCAGACTCGCCGGTCTCGTCCGCTCCCGCCGGGAGGGCCGGCGGCAGATCTACTACGTCGACGACCCCGATGTCGTCGCGGTCGTCCGGATGATGGTCGGCCAGCTGTCCCGGCGCGCCGCGGAACCGGCCGCTGTCTCGGGCGGGTTGCAGGGGACCGGTGCCTAG
- a CDS encoding GntR family transcriptional regulator: MTRSVPSRHDDIADDLRHQITTGRIKPGERLPSEAGLADRYKVSTVTLRSALAVLQGEGLVEKIHGKGNFVRRPPRKIVYVGGWGTLDPWTAAEAALRVTVRTTTVPADSHLTALLKVPTGSPLAEFFCVSHEEESPRGLARIYIPRDLVPAEVLDDEPSWQESARRLAVLGSPPATVRETVCARPPTPDEASALRTGSSKTVLAITRLATDTAGRVVEAALLAFPGDRVDAVFTTHHVTDERQTQG; the protein is encoded by the coding sequence GTGACTCGCTCCGTGCCTTCACGCCATGACGACATCGCCGACGATCTCCGGCACCAGATCACAACCGGCCGCATCAAACCCGGCGAACGCCTACCGTCCGAGGCCGGCCTAGCCGACCGATACAAGGTCAGTACGGTGACATTGCGCAGCGCCCTTGCGGTCCTCCAGGGCGAAGGCCTGGTCGAGAAGATCCACGGCAAGGGCAACTTCGTTCGTCGCCCACCCCGCAAGATCGTGTACGTCGGCGGATGGGGGACGCTCGACCCGTGGACCGCTGCTGAAGCGGCCCTGCGTGTCACCGTGCGCACTACCACGGTTCCAGCCGACAGCCACTTGACGGCGTTGCTCAAGGTGCCGACGGGCAGTCCACTCGCTGAGTTCTTCTGTGTCAGCCACGAGGAAGAGTCACCGCGCGGACTGGCCCGCATCTACATCCCGCGTGACCTGGTCCCCGCCGAAGTGCTGGATGACGAACCCTCCTGGCAGGAGTCCGCCCGACGACTCGCCGTTCTGGGATCGCCGCCGGCAACCGTCCGAGAGACGGTATGCGCCCGACCACCAACACCGGACGAAGCATCGGCCCTCCGGACCGGCTCCTCCAAGACAGTCCTCGCGATCACACGCCTTGCGACCGACACCGCCGGGCGAGTCGTCGAGGCCGCCCTTCTGGCGTTCCCCGGGGATCGCGTCGACGCGGTCTTCACCACCCATCACGTGACCGATGAGAGGCAGACGCAAGGATGA
- a CDS encoding GntR family transcriptional regulator, whose protein sequence is MPEQPPYLRIADELRRRIAERVWEPGDRLPSRAQIGQECGVGENVVRRAQELLISQGVLEGRAGSGTYVAEPRQRVRVVRSSARERPDGSPFRADMKAVGRQGDWESRTEAKVPAPADIATRLGIAEGDLCVRTTYEFLADGRPVQLSTSWEPYDLTAGTLVVLPEGGPHAGAGVVNRMAAIGVTVSHAVEQPEPRQATAEEASLLGIQKAALVTHIRRTYYSDEGRPVETADIVVPAAHCEIVYEIPINRH, encoded by the coding sequence ATGCCTGAGCAGCCGCCTTATCTCCGCATCGCCGACGAACTCCGGCGGCGGATCGCGGAGCGCGTATGGGAGCCGGGGGATCGCCTGCCCTCCCGCGCCCAGATCGGACAGGAGTGCGGGGTGGGCGAGAACGTGGTCCGCCGAGCTCAGGAGCTGCTGATTTCCCAGGGTGTGCTGGAGGGCCGCGCCGGTTCGGGCACGTACGTCGCCGAACCCCGGCAGCGGGTGCGGGTGGTCCGGTCGTCCGCGCGTGAGCGGCCCGACGGGTCGCCGTTCCGGGCAGATATGAAGGCCGTGGGCAGGCAAGGGGATTGGGAAAGCCGGACCGAGGCCAAGGTGCCGGCTCCGGCGGACATCGCGACGCGGCTCGGCATCGCCGAAGGTGACCTGTGCGTCCGGACGACGTACGAGTTCCTGGCCGACGGCAGGCCCGTGCAGCTGTCCACGAGCTGGGAGCCGTACGACCTCACCGCCGGCACTCTCGTCGTCCTCCCCGAGGGAGGGCCCCACGCCGGTGCGGGTGTCGTCAACCGCATGGCCGCAATCGGCGTCACTGTCAGCCACGCTGTGGAGCAGCCCGAGCCGAGGCAGGCGACCGCCGAGGAAGCGTCACTCCTGGGCATCCAGAAGGCCGCACTCGTCACCCACATCCGGCGGACGTACTACAGCGACGAGGGGCGGCCCGTGGAGACGGCGGACATCGTGGTGCCCGCCGCTCACTGCGAGATCGTCTACGAGATTCCGATCAACCGTCACTAG
- a CDS encoding SMI1/KNR4 family protein produces the protein MSGVDSVRELVELIRDNPDECNFTGGLSEQDIARAEAELATTFPPSYRFFLAELGSCEAGGVELLGIYRPPARGDQLLDTVSETLDARNDERFPPDLLVIEYDGMGGIISLDSAQRNENGEYPVVAWDPGADARRGPERLADDFGTYALHRCQIGLR, from the coding sequence ATGAGTGGTGTCGACTCGGTTCGCGAGCTCGTCGAGCTGATCAGGGACAACCCGGACGAGTGCAACTTCACCGGTGGGCTGAGCGAGCAGGACATCGCCCGCGCCGAGGCCGAACTCGCGACGACCTTCCCGCCGTCCTACCGATTCTTCCTGGCAGAGTTGGGCAGTTGCGAGGCCGGCGGTGTGGAACTGCTCGGTATCTACCGGCCCCCGGCCCGGGGCGACCAACTGCTCGATACCGTGTCGGAAACCCTCGACGCGCGCAATGACGAGCGCTTCCCGCCGGACCTACTGGTCATCGAGTACGACGGGATGGGCGGCATCATCTCGCTGGACAGCGCGCAGCGGAACGAAAACGGCGAGTACCCGGTGGTCGCCTGGGACCCGGGTGCCGACGCCCGGCGCGGCCCGGAACGACTGGCCGACGACTTCGGCACCTACGCGCTGCACCGCTGCCAGATCGGCCTGCGCTGA
- a CDS encoding 8-oxoguanine DNA glycosylase OGG fold protein has translation MAPTDLSHLELPTACREALAKPRSERIVGHTIPIATAWWNAEIVAAHLPGAPVAGPGVTQLSRGDLFADAANLDVNSDEELLRFLWRVLAWGSGMKLRLNRKRMRAVAVDRSSAMAALRHALKAAREDPAQAYEALRPRDHNAIAFLGPAFSTKVLYFAGSGALDHPCAILDSQVAATLRDTCKWDSLGDNEWPTSTYVRYCALLDRWAHEESRRLGRRIGIDEIERWLFRP, from the coding sequence ATGGCGCCCACCGACTTGTCACACCTGGAGTTGCCCACCGCGTGCCGCGAGGCTCTTGCCAAGCCCCGGTCGGAGCGGATCGTCGGCCACACCATCCCCATAGCCACCGCTTGGTGGAACGCCGAGATAGTCGCCGCTCACCTTCCCGGTGCGCCCGTGGCCGGACCAGGAGTCACGCAGCTGAGTCGCGGCGATTTGTTCGCAGATGCTGCCAACCTTGATGTGAACTCCGACGAGGAGCTGCTGCGGTTTCTGTGGCGTGTCCTCGCTTGGGGCAGCGGCATGAAACTCCGCCTCAATCGCAAGCGCATGCGAGCTGTGGCGGTTGACCGGTCCTCAGCCATGGCGGCTCTGCGCCATGCCCTGAAGGCCGCCCGAGAGGATCCGGCGCAGGCGTACGAAGCCCTGCGCCCCAGAGACCACAACGCCATCGCCTTTCTGGGCCCGGCGTTCTCGACCAAGGTCCTGTATTTCGCCGGCAGTGGCGCTCTCGATCACCCATGCGCGATCCTCGACTCCCAGGTGGCCGCGACGCTCAGGGACACCTGCAAGTGGGACTCGCTCGGTGACAATGAATGGCCCACCAGCACCTACGTCCGGTACTGCGCACTCTTGGACCGTTGGGCCCACGAGGAGAGCAGGAGGCTCGGGCGCCGCATAGGCATCGATGAGATCGAACGCTGGCTGTTCAGGCCCTGA
- a CDS encoding NRAMP family divalent metal transporter: MTNSTLDTTAGAPRTAVLDDAHIGDIQGALGTIRLDDTAPRTGLSAKLKTLLAIVGPGLIVMVGDNDAGAFATYGQAGQNYGTHLLWTLLLLVPVLYVNQEMVLRLGAVTGVGHARLILERFGKFWGAFSVIDLFLLNALTLVTEFIGITLATGYLGLPKAASVVLAAAVIIASAFTGSFRRFERVAITLCAASLLLVPIYFMVHPHTSQMARDFVVPNMPGGTGQLSTVMLLIIGIVGTTVAPWQLFFQQSYVIDKRITPRFMKYEKADLWIGIAVVVIGAAAMTGFTAAAFAGTHGFGNFTDAGGIATGLQAKAGKLAGVLFAIALLDASIIGAFAVSLSTAYAIGDVFGIRHSLHRGVKGAKGFYAVYAGLVAAAAAIVLIPGSPLGLLTEGVQTLAGVLLPSASVFLLLLCNDKHVLGPWVNGPKTNAFTAAVVGVLVALSIILTASVLFPDISATAILDIMAACGIVGVLAAGYALTRRRTGTKEDPIDRTGRDTWRMPALATLTRPTMSTARKLGMGALRTYLLIAMVLVVVKIVQVALGH; encoded by the coding sequence ATGACCAACTCCACCCTCGACACCACCGCCGGCGCACCCCGCACGGCCGTCCTGGACGACGCCCACATCGGCGACATCCAGGGCGCCCTCGGCACCATCCGCCTCGACGACACCGCACCCCGCACCGGGCTGTCGGCCAAGCTCAAGACACTCCTGGCGATCGTCGGGCCCGGCCTGATCGTCATGGTCGGCGACAACGACGCCGGCGCCTTCGCCACCTACGGCCAGGCCGGCCAGAACTACGGCACCCACCTGCTGTGGACCCTGCTGCTCCTGGTCCCCGTCCTGTACGTCAACCAGGAAATGGTGCTGCGCCTGGGCGCCGTCACCGGCGTCGGCCACGCCCGCCTCATCCTGGAGCGCTTCGGGAAGTTCTGGGGCGCGTTCTCCGTCATCGACCTGTTCCTGCTCAACGCGCTGACCCTGGTGACCGAGTTCATCGGCATCACCCTGGCCACCGGCTACCTGGGCCTGCCCAAGGCCGCCTCCGTCGTGCTCGCCGCCGCAGTCATCATCGCCTCGGCTTTCACCGGCTCCTTCCGTCGCTTCGAGCGGGTCGCCATCACCCTGTGCGCGGCCTCGCTGCTGCTGGTGCCGATCTACTTCATGGTCCACCCGCACACCTCGCAGATGGCCCGCGACTTCGTCGTCCCGAACATGCCCGGCGGCACCGGGCAGTTGTCCACCGTGATGCTGCTGATCATCGGCATCGTCGGCACCACGGTCGCCCCCTGGCAGCTGTTCTTCCAGCAGTCGTACGTGATCGACAAGCGGATCACCCCGCGCTTCATGAAGTACGAGAAGGCCGACCTGTGGATCGGCATCGCCGTGGTCGTCATCGGCGCGGCGGCCATGACGGGCTTCACCGCCGCCGCCTTCGCCGGCACCCACGGCTTCGGCAACTTCACGGACGCCGGGGGCATCGCCACCGGTCTTCAGGCCAAGGCCGGCAAGCTCGCCGGCGTGCTGTTCGCCATCGCGCTGCTGGACGCCTCCATCATCGGCGCCTTCGCCGTCTCCCTGTCCACCGCCTACGCGATCGGGGACGTCTTCGGCATCCGGCACTCGCTCCACCGCGGCGTCAAGGGCGCCAAGGGCTTCTACGCCGTCTACGCCGGCCTGGTCGCCGCGGCCGCCGCCATCGTGCTCATCCCCGGCTCCCCGCTGGGCCTGCTAACCGAAGGTGTCCAGACCCTCGCCGGCGTGCTGCTGCCCTCCGCCAGCGTGTTCCTGCTCCTTCTCTGCAACGACAAGCACGTCCTCGGCCCCTGGGTCAATGGCCCCAAGACCAACGCCTTCACCGCCGCCGTCGTCGGCGTCCTGGTCGCCCTGTCGATCATCCTGACCGCCTCGGTGCTCTTCCCGGACATCTCCGCGACCGCGATCCTCGACATCATGGCCGCCTGCGGCATCGTCGGGGTACTGGCCGCGGGCTACGCCCTCACCCGCCGCCGTACCGGCACCAAGGAGGACCCGATCGACCGCACCGGCCGGGACACCTGGCGCATGCCCGCACTGGCCACACTGACCCGGCCGACCATGTCCACCGCCCGCAAGCTCGGCATGGGCGCCCTGCGCACCTACCTCCTCATCGCCATGGTCCTGGTCGTCGTCAAGATCGTCCAGGTCGCACTCGGTCACTGA
- a CDS encoding undecaprenyl-diphosphate phosphatase produces the protein MSVLTYPEAVGVGLLQGVTELFPVSSLGHSILIPALLGGHWKHDLDVSADGSLYLNELVGLHLATALALVVYFWRDWVRVIRGLATSVTQRRIETVDQRLAWLIVSACIPVAVAGVALDKVFRTTLGKPVPTAIFLALNGIVLFVTEQLRRGGTGRRRAGAVTVPGEEHLSADEQSDLRITRMTIRQAVTIGAAQILALFPGISRSGSTISAGIFKGLGHEDSARFAFLLATPVIGGAALLKLPPLLGSQGNGLRGPLLAGSVAAFVAAYLATRYLVRYFENRTLIPFAIYCSVAGLGSLAYFTMA, from the coding sequence ATGTCCGTTCTGACCTATCCCGAAGCCGTGGGCGTGGGCCTGCTGCAAGGCGTCACCGAACTGTTTCCCGTCTCCAGCCTGGGGCACAGCATCCTGATCCCCGCGTTGCTCGGCGGCCACTGGAAGCACGACCTGGACGTCTCCGCCGACGGCTCCCTCTACCTCAACGAGCTGGTCGGCCTCCACCTGGCCACCGCGCTCGCGCTCGTCGTCTACTTCTGGCGGGACTGGGTCCGCGTGATCCGGGGTCTCGCGACGTCGGTCACCCAGCGCCGGATCGAGACCGTGGACCAGCGGCTCGCCTGGCTGATCGTCAGCGCGTGCATTCCGGTCGCGGTCGCCGGCGTCGCGCTCGACAAGGTGTTCCGCACGACGCTCGGGAAGCCCGTCCCGACCGCGATCTTCCTGGCGCTCAACGGCATCGTGCTCTTCGTCACCGAGCAGCTGCGGCGCGGCGGCACCGGCCGCAGGCGGGCCGGGGCCGTGACCGTCCCCGGGGAGGAGCATCTGTCGGCGGATGAGCAGTCGGACCTGCGGATAACCCGGATGACGATCCGGCAGGCCGTGACGATCGGGGCGGCCCAGATCCTCGCCCTGTTCCCTGGCATCAGCCGCTCCGGCTCCACGATCAGCGCAGGGATCTTCAAGGGCCTGGGCCACGAGGACTCCGCCCGCTTCGCGTTCCTGCTCGCCACGCCGGTGATCGGCGGAGCCGCACTGCTCAAGCTGCCGCCACTGCTCGGTTCCCAGGGCAACGGCCTGCGCGGTCCGCTGTTGGCCGGCAGCGTCGCCGCCTTCGTGGCGGCCTACCTCGCCACCCGCTACCTCGTCCGCTACTTCGAGAACCGCACCCTCATCCCGTTCGCCATCTACTGCTCGGTGGCCGGGCTGGGCAGCCTCGCGTACTTCACGATGGCGTAA
- a CDS encoding VOC family protein: MLAALDYVQLAAPVGSEDTLRGFYLTALGMTEIPQPAGPARLGGCWFAAADGGRLEIHIGIEDGFRPPRRAYPAVRVTGLDQLAARLQAHGAPVVWNVSLPTHRRFYTQDPVGNRLEFLEPLP; this comes from the coding sequence ATGCTCGCCGCACTCGACTACGTGCAGCTGGCCGCCCCGGTCGGCTCCGAGGACACGCTGCGCGGTTTCTATCTCACCGCGCTGGGGATGACCGAGATTCCACAGCCTGCGGGGCCGGCTCGGCTCGGCGGTTGCTGGTTCGCAGCCGCCGACGGCGGTCGCCTGGAGATCCACATCGGCATCGAGGACGGGTTCCGCCCGCCGCGCAGGGCTTATCCGGCGGTACGGGTGACCGGTCTCGACCAGCTCGCCGCCCGCCTCCAAGCCCACGGCGCGCCTGTTGTGTGGAACGTCAGCCTGCCGACGCACCGCCGGTTCTACACCCAGGACCCGGTCGGCAACCGCCTGGAATTCCTCGAACCCCTGCCGTAA
- the mgtA gene encoding magnesium-translocating P-type ATPase, protein MPGTRAPGGTAARTAAGTSDAGTALQVLRRLDTGPRGLTEDEAALRLARFGVNTLPARKDASWPLLLLRSLRDPFTAVLLCLAVVSAAVSAWSTACVILVLVVTSTVLRASGEHRADRSMAHLRDLVATTSTVLRRADEGAAPVAREIPVEDLVPGDIVQLGPGDLVPADVRLLRARGLTVHQSALTGESAPVPKHAADVAGPAGTAVFEQPQLCFQGSSVATGSGTAVVVATGGRTRFAAAHDRSLGQREPSAFDRSVHGISWILIRFMLLTPPLVLMTNAALRDRGLETLPFAVAVAVGLTPEMLPVVVTTCLARGATLLTRTHGVIVKRLPALHDLGAVDVLCLDKTGTLTQDRPVVERGLDAAGADDPEVVRWAAVNAWWTLQLAELPEPDALDEAVLDAADEDDLMAYDGVAALPFDPVRRLATAVVRTPGRLGSHTLVVKGAVETVLERCALEPEEARSLADLADRAARDGLRVLAVATADRPARLRDYTPADERGLDFRGFVTLRDALAPTAAPALAAFAAHGVTVKILTGDHPGTAARACRDLGIELSADAVLTAEHTDTLTDTELAELATRTTVFARCTPEHKARISAALRTGGHTVGFLGDGVNDVSALWAADVGIAPRDATDVARESADVVLGEKDLTAIGHAISAGRHSGGNIATYLRITLSSNVGNVIAMLAAGLLLPFLPMLPAQVLVQNLCFDTVQLAFAYDRPHPALLRRPAALDPRALLRFITGFGVLNAAADLATFAALALSLRGASPAEDETVFHSGWFTENLITQALVMLLLRTGRRLFQDRPPGPVGWTAAALAVIGLVLPPSPIGPPLGLTTPPLEYYLLLTIVLALYAAGLVLARKHHERNLLDGDNRGVAG, encoded by the coding sequence GTGCCGGGCACGCGCGCGCCGGGCGGCACCGCTGCGCGGACGGCCGCCGGAACGTCGGACGCGGGCACGGCACTGCAGGTGCTGCGGCGGCTGGACACCGGGCCGCGCGGGCTGACGGAGGACGAGGCCGCGCTGCGCTTGGCTCGCTTCGGGGTCAACACGCTGCCCGCCCGCAAGGACGCCTCCTGGCCGCTCCTGCTGCTGCGCAGCCTGCGCGACCCCTTCACCGCGGTACTGCTCTGCCTCGCCGTGGTTTCCGCGGCCGTGTCCGCTTGGTCCACCGCCTGTGTGATCCTCGTGCTGGTCGTGACCAGCACCGTGCTGCGAGCCTCCGGCGAGCACCGCGCCGACCGGTCCATGGCCCACCTGCGCGACCTGGTCGCCACCACTTCCACCGTGCTGCGTCGGGCCGACGAGGGCGCGGCACCCGTCGCCCGGGAGATCCCGGTGGAGGACCTGGTCCCCGGCGACATCGTCCAGCTCGGCCCGGGCGACCTGGTCCCGGCCGACGTACGCCTGCTGCGCGCGAGGGGCCTGACCGTGCACCAGTCGGCGCTGACCGGGGAGTCGGCCCCGGTCCCGAAGCACGCAGCCGACGTCGCCGGGCCGGCCGGCACCGCCGTGTTCGAGCAGCCGCAGCTGTGCTTCCAGGGCAGCAGCGTCGCCACCGGCAGCGGCACCGCCGTGGTGGTGGCCACCGGCGGGCGCACCCGGTTCGCGGCCGCCCACGACCGCTCACTCGGGCAGCGCGAACCGAGCGCCTTCGACCGGTCCGTGCATGGCATCTCGTGGATCCTGATCCGGTTCATGCTGCTCACCCCGCCGCTGGTGCTGATGACCAACGCGGCACTGCGCGACCGCGGTCTGGAGACTCTGCCGTTCGCGGTGGCGGTGGCGGTGGGGCTGACGCCGGAGATGCTGCCGGTCGTCGTCACCACCTGCCTGGCGCGCGGGGCGACGCTGCTGACCCGCACGCACGGGGTGATCGTCAAACGGCTCCCGGCCCTGCACGACCTGGGCGCGGTCGATGTGCTGTGCCTGGACAAGACAGGCACCCTCACCCAGGACCGGCCGGTGGTCGAGCGGGGCCTGGACGCGGCCGGTGCCGACGATCCCGAGGTGGTGCGCTGGGCCGCCGTCAACGCCTGGTGGACCCTTCAGCTCGCCGAGCTGCCCGAGCCCGATGCCCTGGACGAGGCGGTCCTGGACGCGGCGGACGAGGACGACCTCATGGCGTACGACGGGGTCGCGGCGCTCCCTTTCGATCCCGTGCGCCGGCTGGCCACGGCCGTGGTGCGCACCCCCGGCCGACTGGGCTCGCACACGCTCGTCGTCAAGGGCGCCGTGGAGACCGTCCTGGAGCGTTGCGCCCTGGAGCCGGAGGAGGCGCGAAGCCTGGCGGACCTTGCGGACCGGGCCGCGCGCGACGGGCTGCGAGTGCTGGCGGTCGCCACCGCCGACCGCCCGGCCCGGCTGCGCGACTACACCCCGGCCGACGAACGCGGCCTGGACTTCCGCGGCTTCGTCACCCTGCGCGACGCCCTCGCGCCCACGGCGGCGCCCGCCCTCGCCGCGTTCGCCGCGCACGGCGTCACCGTCAAGATCCTTACCGGCGACCACCCCGGCACCGCGGCCCGGGCCTGCCGCGACCTGGGCATCGAGCTGAGCGCGGACGCCGTTCTCACCGCCGAGCACACCGACACCCTGACCGACACCGAACTCGCCGAACTCGCCACCCGTACGACGGTGTTCGCCCGCTGCACTCCTGAGCACAAGGCGCGGATCAGCGCCGCGCTGCGCACCGGCGGGCACACGGTCGGCTTCCTCGGGGACGGGGTCAACGACGTGTCCGCGCTGTGGGCGGCCGACGTCGGCATCGCCCCGCGCGACGCCACCGACGTGGCCCGCGAGAGCGCCGACGTGGTGCTCGGCGAGAAGGACCTCACCGCTATCGGCCACGCCATCTCCGCGGGCCGGCACAGCGGCGGCAACATCGCCACGTATCTGCGCATCACCCTGTCGTCCAACGTCGGCAACGTCATCGCGATGCTCGCAGCCGGCCTGCTGCTGCCCTTCCTGCCGATGCTCCCGGCGCAGGTGCTGGTGCAGAACCTGTGCTTCGACACCGTGCAACTCGCCTTCGCCTACGACCGCCCCCACCCGGCCCTGCTGCGCCGCCCTGCCGCGCTCGACCCGCGCGCCCTGCTGCGCTTCATCACCGGGTTCGGCGTCCTCAACGCGGCAGCCGACCTCGCCACCTTCGCCGCCCTGGCCCTCTCCCTGCGCGGCGCGAGCCCGGCCGAGGACGAGACGGTCTTCCACTCCGGCTGGTTCACCGAGAACCTGATCACCCAGGCTCTGGTGATGCTGCTGCTGCGCACCGGACGCCGGCTGTTCCAGGACCGCCCGCCGGGCCCGGTCGGCTGGACCGCGGCCGCCCTCGCGGTCATCGGCCTGGTGCTGCCGCCCTCCCCCATCGGCCCGCCACTCGGCCTCACCACGCCCCCGCTGGAGTATTACCTGCTTCTCACCATCGTCCTCGCGCTCTACGCCGCCGGGCTTGTCCTGGCCCGCAAGCACCACGAACGCAACCTGCTCGATGGAGATAATCGGGGCGTAGCCGGGTAA
- a CDS encoding N-6 DNA methylase, which produces MTRANGARAASTLVSLGEIKELAEVGRPTVSNWRRRFSKEATQAGSGRRRPFPHPVGGSDSRPLFDADDVAAWLDLRPIPDTEPKEDGTVPTYGDRFRRGLRLRGLVALRHELGSAERLIVDALAVCAIAGEGGDRDPEALPAELTADMEAADPRVVRAVRQLIEELGSPGAAADTVLGLAERLESDLVMDTTPPVLAELVSRLASSVGVVSSGPDHPTVINLCAGTGELLFAIDGIKGRGGIVAVEPDPLRRKIILYRLFAYHCTAVDICARPEELDTLRPWEQREFDLNRERPWGIASGDVVLADPPYAAGEREFDEEGPLSWALEAVHRLNPGGRGLVVVPSWALSRPRGATPKPNVRMREELLSRDAVAAIIQLPRRIHPYRTGAEHALLVLRNEATPENRGRALLVDADRIARRVGGAWPAYVAQVLEHGKSPVAEEAGAFPVSVTEPRGKTLLDGRSILPAHRLVAKEQGVDHFSATLDARREAATALPQLKEWIGDLGVARRVPGREVAHRKVGEHLRAGQLRLLAGHRIRESDIGDAGLMVVGREEMLGALPLGQRRIALEDMAEYPQAQTTERGDVFLLTEHGIRTRVDDAGGCVLLAPVQGLRIPAYRKFLAEKARPEEVWMRPHPLAQLLAAPRNQHRGSGSLVRRVSLRDMDLPELPPEEVAELEAILTETERQRADVRRQLAALDNLAERLAAGVADGDLALRRRPGIA; this is translated from the coding sequence GTGACGAGGGCGAACGGTGCGCGGGCGGCGAGCACGCTGGTTTCGCTGGGTGAGATCAAGGAACTTGCCGAGGTTGGTCGGCCCACCGTCAGCAACTGGCGGCGCAGGTTCTCCAAGGAGGCCACTCAGGCGGGCAGCGGCAGGCGCCGGCCTTTCCCTCATCCTGTAGGAGGCAGCGACAGCAGGCCTCTCTTCGACGCGGATGACGTAGCGGCCTGGCTGGACCTGCGACCGATCCCGGACACGGAGCCTAAGGAGGACGGCACCGTCCCGACCTACGGCGACCGGTTCCGGCGCGGCCTTAGGCTGCGCGGACTCGTGGCACTGCGTCACGAACTGGGCTCGGCAGAGCGGCTCATCGTCGACGCACTTGCCGTATGCGCCATAGCAGGGGAAGGCGGCGACCGGGACCCGGAGGCTCTCCCCGCAGAACTGACGGCCGACATGGAGGCCGCCGATCCACGCGTCGTCCGTGCGGTGCGGCAGCTGATCGAGGAGCTGGGTTCGCCGGGTGCCGCGGCTGACACCGTGCTGGGACTGGCCGAGCGGCTGGAGTCGGACCTGGTCATGGATACGACACCGCCCGTGCTCGCGGAGTTGGTCAGCAGGCTGGCCAGTTCTGTGGGGGTGGTGTCGTCAGGTCCGGACCATCCGACGGTGATCAACCTGTGCGCCGGCACCGGGGAGCTGTTGTTCGCCATCGACGGCATCAAGGGGCGTGGTGGCATCGTCGCGGTGGAGCCCGATCCGCTGCGCCGCAAGATCATCCTCTACCGGCTCTTCGCGTATCACTGCACCGCCGTGGACATCTGTGCGCGCCCTGAGGAACTGGACACCCTGCGGCCGTGGGAACAGCGGGAGTTCGACCTGAACCGGGAACGCCCATGGGGCATTGCGTCCGGCGATGTCGTCCTCGCCGACCCGCCTTATGCCGCGGGCGAGCGGGAGTTCGATGAGGAGGGGCCGCTGAGCTGGGCTCTGGAAGCCGTGCACCGCCTGAACCCCGGCGGTCGCGGCCTGGTCGTCGTACCGTCCTGGGCTCTTAGTCGACCGCGCGGCGCGACACCGAAACCGAATGTGCGGATGCGTGAGGAACTGTTGAGCCGGGACGCGGTGGCGGCGATCATCCAGTTGCCGCGCCGCATCCACCCCTACCGCACGGGCGCGGAGCACGCGCTGCTTGTGCTGCGGAACGAAGCGACACCGGAGAATCGGGGCCGGGCGCTACTGGTCGACGCCGACCGGATTGCCCGCCGGGTCGGCGGTGCGTGGCCGGCGTATGTGGCGCAGGTGCTGGAACATGGAAAGTCACCGGTGGCGGAAGAGGCTGGAGCCTTTCCCGTGTCGGTCACCGAACCGAGAGGCAAAACCCTCCTCGACGGCCGTTCCATCCTGCCGGCGCACCGGCTCGTCGCGAAGGAACAGGGCGTCGACCACTTCTCGGCCACCCTCGACGCACGACGCGAGGCCGCGACGGCTCTGCCCCAGCTCAAGGAGTGGATCGGTGATCTCGGTGTCGCCAGGCGGGTCCCCGGCCGCGAGGTGGCACACCGCAAGGTCGGCGAACACCTGCGGGCTGGCCAGCTCAGGTTGCTGGCCGGGCACCGAATCCGCGAGTCAGACATAGGGGACGCCGGTCTGATGGTCGTCGGTCGTGAGGAGATGCTCGGTGCCCTGCCGCTCGGGCAGCGGCGGATCGCGCTGGAAGACATGGCTGAGTACCCGCAGGCCCAGACCACCGAGCGCGGCGACGTCTTCCTGCTCACCGAGCATGGGATACGCACGCGGGTGGACGACGCGGGCGGCTGTGTGCTGCTCGCACCCGTTCAGGGGCTGCGGATCCCGGCGTACCGGAAGTTCCTCGCCGAGAAGGCGCGACCCGAGGAGGTGTGGATGCGCCCGCACCCGCTCGCCCAACTACTCGCCGCCCCGCGCAACCAGCACCGCGGCAGCGGCTCGCTGGTCCGCAGGGTGAGTCTGCGGGACATGGATCTGCCCGAGCTGCCGCCTGAGGAGGTCGCGGAGTTGGAGGCCATTCTGACTGAGACGGAACGGCAGCGCGCTGACGTACGGCGGCAACTCGCGGCGCTGGACAACCTCGCCGAGAGGCTGGCTGCCGGAGTCGCCGACGGGGACCTAGCGCTGCGCCGTAGACCCGGCATCGCTTGA